The Candidatus Binatia bacterium nucleotide sequence GATTGCGGAACTCATGAATCCTTCGTCCGCAATCCGAAATCCGCATGCCGAAATTTGTCTCCTCAACAGAATCTGTGGGTACCTTCCGGCTCGGGCCATAACTCCGCTCTTAAGCGACGGTTCTTTTGCGAAAGGACGCCGGCCATTCTGTGTGCAGGCCCCGGTGCGATGTGGCTCGCCGTCGCATGACGCCCTTTCGGGGGTTCGGTTTTCGGTCTTCGAATCGTTCCCCGGGGCGTTGCCCCGGGTCAAGGCGAGCGCGGACACCGAGCCCTGAAAGGGCGGCTAGAGTTCAGGCCCTCACGCCCCCACGCCCCCAACTCACCCCTTTCGCTCGTACACCTTCCACATGTCGTCGTCGTCGTAGATCTTCTCGCTGTCGTCGGCGGCGTGCATGGCGTCGCGTTCGAAGTCGCGATGGCGGCCGCGGCGGTCGCGGAACTCCCCGTAAAGATCGTGCTGGATCATGGCGCTCATGATCTCGTTGGTACCCGTCCAGATCTGCGCCAGGCGCACGTCGCGCACGGCGCGCTCGATCGGATACACGTCGGTGTAGCCGATACCGCCGGTGACCTGCATCGTGAGGTTGATGGCATCCCAGGCGGCTTCGGTAACGAACTGCTTGGTCTCGGAGACGATGCGGCGCACGTTCGGCGCCCCGACGTCGGCGGCGCGGGCTGCCTGAAAGATCATGGCGCGGCTGGCATCGATCAGCACCTGCGCCCTGGCGATCATGAAACTCACGGCCTGGAACTTGCGTATCGGCTTGCCGAACGCCTTGCGCCGATCGGCGTAGTGCATGGCAACGTCGAGGCAAGCCTGCATCATACCCGGACACGGACCGGCGCTGGTCAGGCGCTCCGGAATCATCATCGTATTGAAGACCAGGGCGCCGCCGTGGAGAGGCCCAATCAAGTTGGCTTTCGGCACCACGACGTCGCGGAACACGACGCGTCCGGTGCCGCCGCCGCGGGTACCCATGAGGCCGTATCGGTACTTCACCTCGACGCCGGGGCCGCGATCGACGAGCAGGGCGCTGATCCGCTCGTGCGGTGGCGCGTCATCGGCGAGGTTGGTCCGCACGTACGCCAGGAAAAAGTCCGCCCCTTCGGCGCCGACGATGAAACGCTTCATGCCGCGCACGACGAAATGGTCGCCGCGGTCCTCGGCACGACTGCTGGCGCCGAAGAAGTCCGATCCGCCACGCGGTTCGGTGAGCGCTTCGGCCGCCACCAGTCGGCCCTGCAGCATGGGCGCGAGGTAACGCTCCTTCTGTTCTTCGGTGCCGAAGACGCTCAGCGCTTCGCCGACGATCGACGGCATGACGTACGAACAGCCCGCCGCCATGCCCAGCACGCCGATCTCCTGCATCGCCGCGCACTCGGCCACCCAGCTCAGGTCCTGGCCGCCGTATCGCTTCGGGAAGCGCAGGCCAAGCAATCCGTGCCGCGCATACCCTTCGTACAGCTCGCGCGGATAATGGATCTCGTCGCGATCCATACGCCGCAGGTATTCCGGATCCACCTCGTCCCGCACGAACTCCCGCGCTTTCAGTTGAACCGCCAGCGCCGCCTCATCGAGCATGAACTCATTCATCGTCGCCTCCGTGCCCTCAATCCCCCAGGACCTCAGGACCCCAGGACCCCAGGACCTCAAGACCTCAAGACCTCAAGACCTCAAGACCTCAAGACCTCAGGACTCCCGATTAATCAAACTCGCCGCCACTCCGGCGCCGAAGCCGTTATCGATGTTCACCACCGTAACGCCGGCCGCGCACGAGTTGAGCATCGCCAACAACGCGGCAAGACCACCGAAACTGGCGCCGTACCCCACACTCGTCGGCACCGCGATCACCGGTCGGTCGACGAGTCCCGCAACCACGCTCGGCAGCGCGCCCTCCATGCCCGCAACGACAACCAGCACGGTGGCTTGACGCAACTGCTCGCGATGGGCGAACAGGCGGTGGATGCCGGACACCCCCACGTCGTGAATGCGCTCGACCCGATTACCCAGCAACTCGGCGGTTACCGCCGCCTCCTGCGCCACCGGCAGATCCGCGGTGCCGGCCGCAACGATCGCAACGATGCCGCGGCCGACCATGGGCGGCGGCGCGTAAACGATCGTCGCCAGCCGTGCGCTCGCGTCGTAAGTCGCGGCGGGGAACGCCTCGCGTAGCCGCGCCCCCTTGTCGGCGTCGAGGCGGGTGACGAGGACATTATGGGCGCCGTCGTTGAGACTGCGGGCGATCTGCACGATCTGCTCGGCCGTCTTACCCTCGCCAAAGATCACCTCCGGAAACCCGGTGCGCAGAGCGCGGTGGTGGTCGACCTTGGCAAAGCCGAGGTCCTCGAACGGCAGCGCTTTGAGCTGCTCGAAGGCCTCGTCGGCACCGAGTCTGCCCGCACCGACGGCGCCGAGGATCTCGCGTAAACGCTCCGGGTTCATTCTAACGCCCTCGATTCGCCCGCCCGCGAGCGCCGGTGAAGTGATCCCATCCGGGCGCCTCGATGCGCAAGGGTCTGCCGGCGTCATCGAGCACGTCGACGCCGCGTCCCCGCACGATGTCACCGACGTGCGTGAGCGGACAGCCGAGTCGCGCCGAAGCGGCATCGACCCGTCGAGCATGCCGCGGAGCGACCGCAAAGGCGAGCTCGTAGTCTTCGCCGCCGCACAGCGCCGGCGTCGGGTCGGTTCCACAGACGCGCCTGTACGCTGCCGACAGTGGCAGGGCAGCGGCGTGCAGCACGGCGCCAACCCTGCTGGCGGCGCACAGGTGGCCGATGTCCTGCACCAATCCGTCGCTGATGTCGATCATGGCCGTGGCGACACCAGACTCTACCAACCAGCGCCCTGCCGCAAGCCGCGGCTGCGGCTCCACGAGTCGCCGCCGCAACGCCGGCGGCGGCCGCCGCGGCGGCCGGGCCTGCAACTCGCGCACGGCGAGCGCGGCATCGCCAACCGTCCCGCTCACGTAGATGCGGTCGCCGGGAAGCGCTCCGGCACGCGTCACAAGGCGGCGCGGCGCCTCGCCGATCAGGGCTACCGACAGGGTAACCTCGGCAGTTCGCGCCACGTTTCCACCGACAACGACGGCACCGCATGCCCGCGCCGCCTCGACAAGGCCGCGTTGAATCGCCTCCAGGGTAGCGATCGGAGTGCGCGCCGGTGTGCCGAGCGCGAGAACGCAGAACCGTGGCCGCCCCCCCATCGCGGCGATGTCGCTGGCGTTGACCAGAAATGCCTTGCGGCCCACCTGCCGCGGGGTCATCCAGCGCCAGTCGAAATGAACTCCCTCGACGAGCGCGTCGACCGTAAACAGAAACGTCGCGCTACGGCAGCAGACAACGGCACAATCCTGACCGGGACCAACCAGAACGCCGGCACCAGCCGGGACTCGTGGCAGCAATCGCGCGAGAAAACCGAATTCGCCGACCTCGCCGATGGTACGGGACCGGGACATCCGTGCCCTGCGATGGCCAGGCCGGTCAGTCTCAACTCGACCGGCCAACCTCGGCGAGTTTGCCGTCGTAGACCTGCAGGACAAAGCCGGGCCGGCTGAGCCCCTCCTCGCCGACCTCGACAAGCCCGGTGGCGCCATTGACGGCACCGACCTCGCGGACTCGCTCGCGCATCGCCGAACGAGAGTCGACGCCGAGCGCCAGAGCGCGCCGAGCCACGGTGGCAACGTCATAGGCCTGCGCCGCAAGGCCACCGGGTTGCCCCCCGTAGGCGGCGTCGTACGCGACCACGAAATCGCGCGTGGCGGGCCGGGTACTGCCGGGATAGAACGACTCGGCGAAAAGGATGCCGTCCGTCGCCACGCCACCGTCAGCGAGAGCATCCCACTGCGCCGCGCCGAGCAACGTCACGTCGGGCATCTCCCGGCGCAGGAAGGTCGCCAGTGCCCGCGCCGGCGCCACGTCGTCGGCAAGGAAGACGGCGTCCAGGTTGTCCTTCTCGCGCCAATCGATCAGACGGCCCCCCGCAACGGCGACGGCATCGCCCCCGGCGGGATAGCCCACCGTACCGACAACGGTCCGGCCGAGATTATCCACGGCATTCGCGATCGCGTCGCGTGCCGTGCGGCCGATCGGCGTATCCGGATACAGAATGGCGAAGCGCCGGATCTGCACGACCGCGGTTGCGTACCGCAGCAACGGACCGAGGAGGTCGACCCGCGAGGCGCCAAGCGATAACTGCGCCGGTCCTGTGTCCGGCGCACCCGGCAGCACGAGCGCCGGAAGACCGTCAACGGGAGCACCGGCCTCGGGATTTCCGGCCGCTTCGAACGGGCCGATGACCGCCACGACATCGGGGTTGCCCCACAGCTTGTCGATGTCCACGCGCACATTCCCGGCTCCCGTGTCCACGAGAACCAGTCGCGATGCGGCGTCGCCGAACGCCAGTCGAATGGCCTGCCATGCCGCTTTGCCGGCGGCTGCGTGGGGGCCGTTGACGGGGAGAAGCACTCCGACGCGGGCGTCGGCCCGGTCGATCGCCGTATCCGGCGGACTCGACGGTAGGGACGCCACCTCCACCGGCTCGACCGGCACCGGCACGGACGGCGCGGCCAGCGGTGTGGGCGGCAGCAGATCCGGAGTCGGCGGCACCTGTGCCGTGGCCGTCGGGGCGGGGGTAACTATCGCCACGACCGGCGAGGTTGGCACGGGCACCTTCACCCGCGCCGCCGGGCTCGACGCCAGAGACGGAACGGGCGCGACGGCGGCCGGTTTGGAGGTCGGTAACTCGGCAAGGTCGGGCGGCGGCGCCCACGCCGCCGCGTCATCATCCTCGGGCACATCCACCCGCTTTGGCGGGGTTTGACCGCGGCGTCCCGAGGCAACTGCGGCCGCCTCGTCATCCGGTTCGTGCAGCGGCTCGGCGATGACCGGGATGGCCGGGCCTTGCGGGTACAACAGATCGCGCACGTCCTCGTTGTCAACGAAAGTCCGGGCTTCGGCGAGCTGTTGCACGTCCATCGCGCGGGCAACCCCCTGAAAGCGCCGTGCCAGTCTCTCCCGGTCTTCGGGCCCCGCCAGCTCCCAGGCATCGGCCCACGCGCGAATGGCAAGCATGTTTCGACCGAGCGCACGTTCAGCATCGCCGCGCAGGGCATCGACCTGCATCCACTTGCCTTCGGGATAGCGGCTGTCGAGATCGTCGAGGATGTAGAGCGTCTGGTCGTATCGTTTCAGGCGGTAGGCAGCCAGAGCGCTCTTGTATTCCGCCACCGCGGTGTACGGCCCGGTCCGCACCTTTTCCAGGTACGATCCATACGCATCGATGGCGCGGTCGTAATCCTGATAGCGAAATGCCTCGTCGCCCCGACGCACGGCCGGGGGCGGCTCCGGCGGAACCCCGCTTATGCTCGGCTGCGGACTGCAAGCTGTAAGCCCGGTACCGGCGACCATGCAGACGGCGACGGCGATCCCGACCCGCAAGGGTAAACGATTCACCCGAACATCTCCTTGACCTTTTCGAAGAATCCCTTCGAAAGCGGGTTTACCTCGTCACCGCTGCTGCGCGCAAACTCTTCGAGGAGTTCGCGCTGGCGCGCCGTCAATTTGCGCGGCGTTTCGATGAGTACGCGGACCAACTGATCGCCACGGCCGCCGCCGCGCAGACTCGGCGCGCCCTTCCCTTTCAAGCGAAACACGGTACCCGACTGCGTTCCGGCGGCAATCTTCATGCGCACTTTGCCTTCGAGCGTGGGCACCTCGATTTCGGCGCCGAGGGTAGCCTGGGGAAAGGTGATGGGCACGTCGCAGACAATGTCGAGATCTTGCCGGGCGAACAACGGATGATCCCGGACGCCGATGACCACGTAGAGGTCACCGGGCGGGCCGCCTCCCCGGCCGGCTTCGCCCTCACCGCGCAGTTTGAGCCGGGAGCCCGTATCGACACCACCGGGGATCTTCACGCTCAGCGACTGGCTGGTCTGCGTCACGCCGGCCCCGCCGCAGGACCGGCATGGATCCTTGACGACGGTGCCCTGCCCCCCGCACTCGCCGCAGGTCTTGGCGATCGTGAAGAACCCTTGCTGAAAGCGAACCTGCCCCGAGCCGCGGCAAGACGAACAAGTGGTGCGCGGCGTACCGCCCCGCGCGCCCGTGCCACCGCAGCCGTCACAGCGACTCAGTCGCGGCACCTTGATCGTCTTTTCCATCCCGAACACCGCTTCTTCGAACGTGATTTCGAGGTCGTATCTCAGGTCCTCGCCGCGGCGGGCACCTCTGCGACCGCGACCGCCGCCACCACCGAAGAAATCGCCGAAGAGGTCGCTGATGACGTCTTCGAACCCGGCCGTACTGAAGTCGAAGCCGCCGGCGCCCTGCTCGAAGGCGGCGTGACCGAAGCGATCGTACTGGGCGCGCCGGTCGGGGTCGCTCAACACCTGGTACGCCTCGGAGGCTTCCTTGAACTTCTCCTCGGCGGCCTTGTCTCCCGGATTGCGGTCGGGATGGAACTTCATCGCCAGTCGACGGTAAGCCTTCTTGATCTCATCGTCGCCGGCGCCTCGGGCCACGCCGAGAACGTCATAATAGTCGCGCTTATGCGCCACCGCTGCCTCCTGTGCGGGCGCTCGTGCTCACCGGACGGCGGTTGCCCGTGCGGCGGGGCGGCAAGTTGCAAGCCCGCTGTGGCCACCGCGTTCCGTGTCGGTCACGCCAGGCGGCTAGAATAGGAAAGCCCTCCCCCGCAGTCGAGGGGAGGGCTTTCGCCGCAGAGCATCTCCGCACCGGTCGGCGCGGCCGATCAGCCTTTGACTTCCTCGAAGTCGGCATCGACCGCATCGTCCCGGCCACCGGGTTTCGCCGACTCGCCGCCGCCGGCAGCTCCACCCGAGGTGTCGGGGCCGCCGCTCTCGGCGCCGGCCGACGCCTTCGATGCACGCGCGTACATCATCTCGGCAAGTTTGTGCGACGCCTTCGTCAGATCCTCCGTCGCCTTGCGCATACCGTCGGCGTCGCCGCCCTCGAGTTCCTTCTTCGCCGCCTCCAGGGCGCGTTCGATGTCCCCCCTGGTTGAGGCATCGACATCCTGTTCGTGGTCCTTGAGGGCCTTTTCGGTTTGATAGACAAGGCTGTCGAGGTGATTGCGGGCCTCGGCGGTCTCGCGCCGTTTGTGGTCTTCGGACGCGTGCAGTTCGGCGTCCTTCACCATGCGCTTGATTTCCTCCTCGGCGAGACCGCTGGAGGCGGTGATGCGGATGGACTGTTCTTTGCCGGTACCGAGATCCTTGGCATTGACGTGGACGATGCCGTTGGCGTCGATATCGAAGGTCACCTCGATCTGCGGCACGCCGCGCGGCGCCGGCGGTATACCGATGAGGTCGAACTGGCCAAGCAGCTTATTGTCGGCGGCCATTTCCCGTTCGCCCTGGAACACACGGATCGTCACCGCCGACTGGTTGTCCTGCGCGGTCGAGAACACCTGGCTCTTCTTGGTCGGGATGGTGGTGTTCTTTTCGATGAGCTTGGTGAAAACGCCGCCGAGGGTTTCGATGCCGAGCGACAGCGGGGTGACGTCGAGAAGGACCACATCTTTGACCTCGCCCTTGAGCACCCCGCCCTGGATGGCAGCCCCGACCGCGACCACTTCGTCGGGGTTAACGCCTTTGTGGGGTTCCTTGCCGAAGAGCTTCTTCACGTGCGCCTGCACGGCGGGCATACGGGTCATACCGCCGACGAGCACCACCTCGTCGACCTGGCTGGCGCTCAGTCCGGCGTCCTTCAGCGCCGTCAGGCACGGACCGTCCAGGCGGTCGAGAAGGTCGGCGCACAGGGCTTCCAGCTTGGAACGCGTGAGTTTTAGATTGAGATGTTTGGGGCCGGTCTGATCCGCCGTGATGAAGGGTAGATTGATGGTAGTTTCGGTCGAGGTCGACAGCTCGCACTTGGCCTTCTCGGCGGCTTCCTTGAGACGCTGCAGCGCCATGCGGTCTTTCCGCAGGTCGATGCCCTGGTCTTTCATAAACTCGTCCGCCAGGTAGCCCATGAGGCGGTGATCGAAGTCCTCGCCGCCGAGAAAGGTATCGCCGTTGGTCGCCTTCACTTCGAAGACGCCCTCGCCGATCTCGAGGATCGAGATGTCGAAGGTCCCGCCGCCGAGGTCGAAGACGGCGATCTTCTCGTCTTTCTTCTTGTCGAGACCGTAGGCAAGCGACGCGGCGGTCGGCTCGTTGATGATGCGCAGCACGTCCAGACCGGCCACGCGGCCGGCGTCCTTGGTTGCCTGACGCTGACTGTCGTTGAAATACGCGGGCACGGTGATGACCGCCTCGGTCACCTTTTCGCCCAGGTAGTCTTCGGCGGTCTGTTTCATCTTCTGGAGGATGAACGCCGAGATCTCCGCGGGGCTGTAGTGTTTGCCGCGGATTTCCACCCAGGCATCGCCGTTGTCGGCTTTGACGATCTTATACGGCAGTATTTTGCTGGCCTTCTCGACCTGGGGGTCGTTGTAGCGGCGCCCCATGAGTCGCTTGACGGCAAAGATCGTATTGTCCGGGTTGGTAATCGCTTGCCTGTAAGCAATTTGGCCGACGAGGCGCTCGCCGGCGTCGGTAAAGGCCACGACCGAAGGCGTGGTTCGCCCGCCCTCGGCGTTCTGAATGACCTTCGGTTCGCCGCCCTCCATAATGGCGACGCAGGAATTGGTGGTACCCAAATCGATGCCGATCACTTTAGCCATGTCTCTCCCTCGCGGGCAGGACTCTCCGATTTGCTTGAGATCCCGCGCTTGCGGCGACGCCGCATCGCCGGGTTAACCACTGGCGCAGCAGCTTGCAACCGCGCCGTCACGTTTTCGCCTTTCGCTCGGCCGGGGCGCTCACGGTCACCAGGGCCGGTCGCAGCAACCGATCGTGCAAGAGATAGCCGCGGTGATGCTGATCGACGACGCGATTCGGCTCGTAGGCATCGGTTTCCACCCGCGCCATGGCCTCGTGGCGCGTCGGGTCGAACGGTTCGCCCACGGCGTCGATGCGGGTTACACCGTGATTGGCCAGCACCTGCACGAGCGTTTCCAGAACCAGGCGTACCCCCTCGCGCAGGGCGGGTTCGTTGCCGGCTTCCTGGGCAAGGGCGCGTTCGAGGTTGTCGACCACCGGCAGCAGTTCGCGCAAGAGCGGCTCCGTGGCAAAGCGCAGGGCCTCCGCCTTTTCCCGCTGCATGCGGCGGCGGAAGTTGTCGAGTTCGGCGCGCTCGCGCAGAAAGCGATCGTAGTTGGCCCTGGCTTCTTCGTCCTTCGCCGCCACGGCGGTCCGCAGCGCCTCGATCTCCGTCTCGGGTACAGGCTGCTCAACGGGAGCGGCCGCCGCCGCCGCGCCTTCCGGGGCGGCGGTCTCGTCCTTGGCCGGAGGTTGGCTCATCGTCTGTAATTTCCTCGATATGGTTGGAAGCTGGCAGGTCTATCGGGCCAGCGGCGCCCGCTCGCAGCTAAGGCTCTCTCGCACCCTTGTCAAGGAATCCACCGGGTGATTTGTTCCCACCCATGACGCCGAGCCTGGCCACGGTGGCGATCGTGCTGCGCAGTCGCCCCTACGGCGAGTCCGACAAGATCGTCACCTTCCTCACGGAGGACGCCGGAAAACTGACCGGCATCGGCAAGGGGGCCCAGCGTTCGCGACGGCGGTTCCCCAACTGCCTCGATCCGTTCACGCGGGTCCGCCTCCACTACCGCACGCGACCCGGCGCCAGTCTGGCCTTCCTCGAGCGCTGCGACCTGCTGCAATCGGCAGGCGACCTAATCGACCCGAAAAAGTTTGCCTACGGCAGTTACTTGATCGAGATCGTCGACCAACTGACGGTCGAGGGCCATCCGGTTAGAGATCTGTTCGAGTTACTCCGGGACGGACTGGACGCTCTGCGTGCCGGGGCGGCGACGGCGAGTTTCCTGCGGGGATTCGAGCTTCACCTTCTGCACCGCAGCGGATACGACCCGCAACTGGCGAGCTGCGACCGCTGCCGCAAGGACGTGGGCACGGCGGCGGCGGTCTTCCTCGATCCGCATCGCGGAGGCGTCGTTTGCGGCCGTTGTAGCGCCGCCGGCCAGGCGCTGGTTCCGGTCACGCCGGCGACCCTCGCTGCCCTGTGCGCCCTCCAGGATACGCCGCTCGCCGAGACGCGATCGCTACCGCTGACCGGCGCCACGGCCCACGAGGCGGGTCAGATCCTCGGCCACCTGCTGGCGCCGCATCTGCAACGCCCGTTGCGGTCGGTGAAGCTGATCGCGGCGCTCGCGAGCTAGGGCCGGGCAAGCCGACGGCCCGCCCGCGCCGAGCCCGGTCACGTCTCCGTGCCGTTGCGGGCCGACCTGACCCAAACGCGGAAGGTACTTCCCGAGCCCGCCGCGCTCTCCACTTCGATGGTGCCGCCCAACATGTCGACGAGGCGCCGAACGATGTAGAGACCGAGGCCGACACCACTGAAACGGCGAGTCACCGAGCTGTCCAACTGTCGAAACGGCTCGAAAATCATGTCGAGGTCTTGCGGGGCAATGCCTATACCCGTGTCCCGGACCGCGATTTCCACGCCGCCCTCTCGCGGTGTCGCCGTAATCGATACGCCGCCGGTGTCGGTGAACTTGATGGCGTTGGTAACCAGGTTCTTGATGACCACCTTCAGCTTGGTGCGGTCGGTGCGGATGGAACGGAGGCGGGCCGGCGCGATCCATTCGAGCGCCAGCGCCGGCTTGTCCTGTTGCAGCGGCTGGGTCTCCTGATCGATTTCGCGCAAGAGCGCGGCGACGTCGACGCTTTGTTCCTTCAGGCTCAGCCGTCCGGCTTCGAGGCGACTGAGGTCGAGGGTGGCGTTGATCAATTCGAGCAACTCGCCCGCGCTGCGGTCGACACGGCGGACGATGTCTGCCTGTTCCGTCGTCAGGTCTCCGTATTCGCCTTCGAGCAACAGGTCGCTGTAGCCCATGATGACGTTGAGCGGCGTCCGCAGCTCGTGCGACATGGTCGCCACGAAGTCCGTCTTGAGGCTATTGGCGCGCTCGAGTTCCTCCACGACGCGGACGTGATCGAGAGCCACCGATCCCAACCAGGCGATGCCCGACAGAATGCGCTCGTCGTAGGTCGACGGGCCGTCTCCCGGCGCTCGGTATTCCGCGGTCTGGAGGCCGATCAGCTCGTCGCCCCGCCGCAGCGCGGCATACGCGGTACTCGACACACCGGACCGGATCGCGAATTCCTGCGGAAGACTGGTCTGCGGATCGTCCCAGACCACGTAAGCCACCTCCCGCATGTCGAGTTTCGCCTCGAGTCCGCCGGCGATCGCCCGGGGCAGGCTCAGAACGCGCAACTCCTCCCAGCCTTCGCGCGAATCGCCGTGTCCGGCCACGACCCGGTACGTTTGCTGCGCCCCGTCGAGAAGCAACGCATGGCTCAGGTCGCAGTGCAGCACCTCGGTGGTCACGCGGCAGAGTTGGCGCAGCAGGTCGGGCCGGCCCAACCCCGCAATGATCTCGCGGCCCACGCGCGCCAGGGCGCCGGACACCTCGGCCTCGCGCTGTTGGGCACGGTAGGCCTCGACCGTGCTGAACCCCATGGCGAGCTGGCGGGCCACGCCTTCGAGGAACTGGAGATCCTGCGCGTCGAAAGGGTCGTCTTCCGCCGCACCGAGAGCCGTTACTGCCCCAACCCCACGCCCCTGCACCACCAGAGGGGCCGCGATCAATCGCTCGAGTTTGAAGCGGGCGGCGATCTCGGCGGAGATAAGATTCTGGGCCTCGATGTCGTTGACGATCAGGCTGTGACCACCGGCAAGCCACTCGACCAGCGGATCGCCCGCGGGAAACTCCAGCTCCGTGGTCGCAACCCGCAGGCTCTCGGGCACGTTGTACATCGCCACCGCTCGGTACGCCGGCCGCAGCGAATCCCAGCAGAACGTGACCATCCTATGGGTCCGCAGAAGCGGGGCGGCGCGACGGTGGACGCGCTCGCAAATCGTCGCCAGGTCGAGACTGCCGGCAATGTCCCCGGCAATCTCCAGCAAGGTCATCTTCTCCTCTTCGGACCGGCGCCGCGCCGCCCGCGCCTTGCAGTCGCGGAGCTCGCGCTCCACCGCGGGTACGAGGCGCGCGAGATTCTCCTTGCTGACGTAATCGTGCGCGCCCGCACGCATCGCCGCCACCGCAAACTCCTCGCCCACCTGACCCGATACGATGATCAGGGGGACGTCGCACCCGAGCGACTGAACGAGCGCGACCGCTTCGGCGCCGCCGAAGCCGGGCAGCACATAGTCGCAGAGAATCACGTCCCAGCGTTCGCGACCGAGTGCCGCACGCAGACTCTCGGCAGTATCGACCCGCTCCCAGGCAACGGCATAGCCGGCCGCCTCGAGGGCCCGGATTAGCAACCATGCCTCGTCCGGCGAATCCTCGACCACGAGCACTCGCAAGGCAGACTGCAAAGGAGATGCGGAACCGTCCACCTGTAATCCGATCGCCGCCATCGCAGTCAAACTAGTACAATCGGCGACCGGCTCAAACCGCAGTTGCAATGTCATTTGCTGTGCCATCCGTCGGTCGCATTGCTCCGGGTAAGCGGTCGTGGGCTCGAATCGACGCGACAATCCCGGCGCACGTCACGAGTTCGCCGCCCCCGACTAGAGCGCACTCACGCTCTGCGGGTTGAGCACTTTTCAAAGAGAAGTCGGAGATTTGGCCCACCGGCCGCCGTGCGTTCGACGAGCTGTTCGCCCGTCCGAACGAGCGGCAATGGAGACCGTGTGATGTCTGGCCGGGCAATTGCTGCAACAGAAATCTCAGAACGGCGGCCGACGGTATGCGGCAGGAACGGCGGCCAGATCGCGAGGCAGGTAATGACAGGGGCCATTGCGGGAGTCTTCCTGAGTCTCGTTACCACTGTGGCAGCGGCAGCACCGGACGCCTGCGACACGGCGGCCCACGGCTACGAGGCGGCGGTTGGGCGGGCGCTGGTGTTGAATGGGATGCTGGCGCGGTTCGACACCGACCGCCTGGCCACCCCGGAAGGGCGTGAAGTCGCACGCCAGTTGTTCGCCCACCACGAACAGGTCGCCCGCCAGGTGCGGGCGGTCATCCTGGTCATGCGGTCCGAGTGTCGCGCGCGCGACGGCTTCGCCGAACTCGATGCCGAATTGCGGCGGATCGAGCCCACTATCGAGAAGCTCGAAAACGAATCGCGCCACCTGCAGATTCTTCTCGACGGCGGCATCGAGATGTAGCCTCCGGCCGCCGGCGGGTGTACGCGCTCGATGCCCGCTGAATCCTCCGGGGCCCGGCTCTTCTGTGGCAAGAGTGCTTTTCGAAATCGCGCCCGGGGAAGCCCCTAACCGACCGCCGCTCGGCGCGGCGGGATCGTCTCCACGGCAGTTCCGTGTTCTGCGGTCAGCGTCGCCATAACCTCGAATAGCCTCGACGCATCGATCGGCTTGGAGACGTAACCGTCCATCCCAGCCGCCAGACAGCGCTCCTCGTCGCCCTTCATCGCATGTGCGGTCATGGCAACGATCGGCAGGTGAACGCCGCTCCACCGTTCCTGCTCCCGAATCGCCGCCGTCGTCTCGAAGCCGTCCATCTCCGGCATTTGCACGTCCATCAGAACGACGTCGAACCGCTCGCGCTCCAGTGCCGCCAATGCCTCGCGACCGTTCGAAGTCACCACCACCGCGTGGCCATGCCGCTCGAGCAGTCGCGACGCCAGTCGCTGATTGACGACGTTGTCTTCGGCCAGCAGGACGCGCAGCGGCCGCGGCTCGGCCGGGTCGGCGGCAGTCGGCAGAGACGATCCCGCCGGGAGGCCGATTCG carries:
- the grpE gene encoding nucleotide exchange factor GrpE, with translation MSQPPAKDETAAPEGAAAAAAPVEQPVPETEIEALRTAVAAKDEEARANYDRFLRERAELDNFRRRMQREKAEALRFATEPLLRELLPVVDNLERALAQEAGNEPALREGVRLVLETLVQVLANHGVTRIDAVGEPFDPTRHEAMARVETDAYEPNRVVDQHHRGYLLHDRLLRPALVTVSAPAERKAKT
- the dnaK gene encoding molecular chaperone DnaK; translation: MAKVIGIDLGTTNSCVAIMEGGEPKVIQNAEGGRTTPSVVAFTDAGERLVGQIAYRQAITNPDNTIFAVKRLMGRRYNDPQVEKASKILPYKIVKADNGDAWVEIRGKHYSPAEISAFILQKMKQTAEDYLGEKVTEAVITVPAYFNDSQRQATKDAGRVAGLDVLRIINEPTAASLAYGLDKKKDEKIAVFDLGGGTFDISILEIGEGVFEVKATNGDTFLGGEDFDHRLMGYLADEFMKDQGIDLRKDRMALQRLKEAAEKAKCELSTSTETTINLPFITADQTGPKHLNLKLTRSKLEALCADLLDRLDGPCLTALKDAGLSASQVDEVVLVGGMTRMPAVQAHVKKLFGKEPHKGVNPDEVVAVGAAIQGGVLKGEVKDVVLLDVTPLSLGIETLGGVFTKLIEKNTTIPTKKSQVFSTAQDNQSAVTIRVFQGEREMAADNKLLGQFDLIGIPPAPRGVPQIEVTFDIDANGIVHVNAKDLGTGKEQSIRITASSGLAEEEIKRMVKDAELHASEDHKRRETAEARNHLDSLVYQTEKALKDHEQDVDASTRGDIERALEAAKKELEGGDADGMRKATEDLTKASHKLAEMMYARASKASAGAESGGPDTSGGAAGGGESAKPGGRDDAVDADFEEVKG
- the recO gene encoding DNA repair protein RecO; the encoded protein is MTPSLATVAIVLRSRPYGESDKIVTFLTEDAGKLTGIGKGAQRSRRRFPNCLDPFTRVRLHYRTRPGASLAFLERCDLLQSAGDLIDPKKFAYGSYLIEIVDQLTVEGHPVRDLFELLRDGLDALRAGAATASFLRGFELHLLHRSGYDPQLASCDRCRKDVGTAAAVFLDPHRGGVVCGRCSAAGQALVPVTPATLAALCALQDTPLAETRSLPLTGATAHEAGQILGHLLAPHLQRPLRSVKLIAALAS
- a CDS encoding ATP-binding protein; translation: MGYSDLLLEGEYGDLTTEQADIVRRVDRSAGELLELINATLDLSRLEAGRLSLKEQSVDVAALLREIDQETQPLQQDKPALALEWIAPARLRSIRTDRTKLKVVIKNLVTNAIKFTDTGGVSITATPREGGVEIAVRDTGIGIAPQDLDMIFEPFRQLDSSVTRRFSGVGLGLYIVRRLVDMLGGTIEVESAAGSGSTFRVWVRSARNGTET